The stretch of DNA GCCTAGCGGGGGACTACGCGGCCCACGGCCAACTTTTCGAAATCCTTGATGACAAGCGCGCCATCCAGGGGGGCTTAACTCCACGTAACGCGCAACGCCGCAATGACTGCGGCGTCACGTGCGGCTACCATTTTGTGCGTAACGTTGTTTGTGCATCGGACTGGTGTCATCCCCAGTCTTGCCATCCGGGCCTCCGTGCAGCTCTCTGCGAGATGAGGCTAAGCTGTGCAGATTCTTATGACCCAGGACTGCCGCGCCATCACCCAGGTGGGCAGTGCGGCGGCCCATCCCAGGCGTGCAGCTTGGGGAGCCCTGTGCGCATTCTCCTCCTAGAAGACAATGCACTGATGGCTGCATGCGTAGTGCTGGCTTTGGATGCCGAGGGCCACGACACTTTTCTTGCCTCAACGATAGCCAGCGCTTCCGAGGCGGTTGGCGCCATATCCTTCGACGTGGCAATGCTCGACATCGAGGTCGGCAAAGAGCTCTCTTTTGGTTTCGCCCATCATTTGGTGGTGAAAGCACCTGCACCTGGACTCCCCGGGTGGTCCACACACTGTTCGCAACCGATCTTCCGGGGATAGCTGTTCGGCGACGCGAGCATCGGTCCAAGCGGCGAGGTAGATCTGGACGTCCCGGGGGGGATCGCGGCCAACGGCGCTGGATGGCGCCGTTGGCCTGTTGCGCCTATTAGCCTACCTCAGCAACCAGCGCGCATTGTGTTGGCTGCGAGCGGCCTCGACAGCGTCTGCTCGGCGCGCTTCAGCTGGACGACGACTTGGCCGATCCAGTTGCCGAGCCGTCGCCTCCCACTCGGTGCGTCTCTTGAGCTGTTCGGAGGCATCCTTGGCAAAGGGCGCGCCGGCCCGGCGAAGCGCCCAGCAGCGATCGTTGCAGCGCCGACCCGGCCGCCCCAAGGGGATTGGCCGGGCCGCCGTGCGGATTACATCGACGTGGCTTTGACCGACACGCCCGTGAACGTGGCGGCACCCAGCACCTTTACGTAGTACGCGCCGGCGGCAGGTGCATTGATCGTGATCGTTTGGTTGTTGCCCGGGCGTTGCGATATCGCCTCGTAGCTGCTCGTGGTCGGCTCGCTCCCGTTCTTCGCCAACAGCTTCACCTGGCCGGTGCCACCGTAGGTGATGACGTTCAGGCGGGCCGTACCGGCCGCGACCGGGAACACATAGACGAAACCCTCGCCGGCATTGCCTCGCAGACCAGTGCGAGGCACACCATTGGTCAGCGGCTGGCCACCGGCGCGGGCGACCACGACGGCCGATCCGGCATCGACGATTCCAATGCCGAGGGGACGATCCGGCGCAATCGGGAACGGGCGCGCGGTCTGCTTCAGCAGTGCGGCAAGCTCCAGCGGCGACTTTGGCGTCGACAATGCGCTCTGCACGATCGCCGCCACGCCGGCGACATGCGGCGCCGCCATCGAAGTGCCGACCATGCCGCCGTAGCCGGCTTGTCCCGGCACCGTGGTGCCGAGGTTGACGGTCGACCAGATGTAGCCCTGGTTCTGGTTGGCGCCATCGTTGACGCCACCGCCCGGCGCGGCGATATCGATTCGGGCGCCGTAGTTCGAATAGCTCGCACGCTTGCCGCTGATGCCGTTGGAGCCGACGGTGATGACGTTCTGGCAGTTGGCCGGTGTGTGGGAGATGGCATCGGTGTTCTGGTTGCCGGCCGCAACTACTATGGTGGTGCCGCGCGCGACCGCGCTGTCGATCGCCGCCTGCGTGGCGACTTCGCAAGCGCCATTGCCCCCCAGGCTCATGTTGATCACTTCCGCCGGGTATTCGTTGTCGGGCACGCCCTCGACATGGCCGCCCGACGCCCAGACGATGGCATCGTTGATGTCGGAGTCGTAACCGCCGCAGTGGCCGAGCACGCGCACCGGGACGATCCTGGCGTCGAAGGCGACGCCGGCCATGCCGGCGCCGTTGTTGCTCACAGCCGCGACCGTGCCGCTGACGTGGGTGCCGTGCCAGGAGCTGCTCCGCGCCGGCGTGCCGGCGCCGCAGGCGTTGGCCGCGACCCAGTCGCCGGTGTCGGCACCGCCCGGCACGCGGCCGTCGGTAGCGCGACCGGAGACTTCGTGATCGACGATGAAGTCATAGCCGGGCAGCAAGTTGCCGGCCAAGTCAGGATGCTCGGTGACGCCGGTATCAAGCACCGCCACGACCACGCCCTGGCCGGTGGCGCCACCGTCCCATGCTGGCTGCGCACCGGCGCCGCCTACCGGGTGGTTGTAGTGCCACTGGTGGCTGGCATAGAACGGGTCGTTCGGGACGCCGGTCGGCTGGCGCAGCCGGTCCGGCACGATGTACTCGACCGCCGGATCGGCGGCGATGGCGAGCATGAAGTTCTGCGCTTCGACGCGGTCGAGCTTGCGCGACAAGCGCACCAGGTGCGCACCACTGGCCGCGAGGCGGCGCAGGTGGCGCGCGCGCGGTGCAGCGCCGGCGGCGCGCAGTACCGTGCGTGAGGCGACGGAATCGAGCGTGCGCGTGAGTTGTGCTGCGTCGGACTGGGCGGCCGCGCCATTGCGGTACTTGACGATAAAGCGGTCATTGCTGCCGTCATCGTTGCCCAGCGCGCTGAAATCGGCGCGAATCAGCTTAGGTTGCGCCGGGCCGGCCGACAGCGCGGTGCCGGTGGCGCCGGCGACGATGGCGGCGGCGAGTGCCAGGGAAAGTGCCTTGTGCTGCATGAGAGTGTCCCGAAGAGATGAGGGTTGGAGCGTTCCCGCCCAGTGGCAGTCATGCCTGGGAACCGGGCACCGAGATCGCGGCGCCCGGCGCGATCACCAGCTAAAGCCCGCGCCCGCGCCGACGCTGGAGTCGTCGCTGGTGAAGGCTGCGCCGGCGGAAACGCTGGCGCGGTTGTTGTTGAAGGCGCGCTGGTAGCCGACCGAGATGGCGGCTTCGCTTCCGTAGGTGCCGACGCCGACGCCGACACGGTTCACGCCCGACAGGCCGGAGGTGTTTGCGCTCATCTGCGCCATCGCCGCGCCCATCGCACCGACGCGCTGGATGCGCTCGTCGTTTTCGACGAGCCGCTCGCTGACCGTGTCCTGCCACTGGTCCATGGCCTGGAAGCGCGCGTCGGTGTACGCGTTGGCATCGTTCAGGGTGCGCGTTGCCTGCGCGCGCACCTGGGCGACGTTGGCGGCGTCGCTGTCCTGCGTACCTGCGGCAACGTTGGTCACCTGGCGTTGCGTGCCGGCGTTGCCGACCGATACGGTGTTGGCACGATCGGCGACCGCACCCTGTCCGATCGCCACCGCACCGGTCGCGTCCGCCTGCACCACCGCGCCCTGGCCCAGTGCCGTGCCGCTGGCCGCCTGCACCGACGCACTTTCGCCGATTGCCACCGCGTTGGTCGCTGCCGCCGCGACGCTGGCATTGGCACCCACCGCGGTGCTGCCGTCGGCCTCGACGCGGGCATTGCCGCCGATGGCGGTGTCGTTGGGGCCGGCCGCAAAGGCGCTGCTGCCCAGGGCAATGCCGTTGGCACCGTTGGCGGAAGCGTGTGAACCGACCGCCACGCCCTTGGTCCCCGCGCCGACCGTGGCCTTGTCGCTGCCATCGCCGACACCGTCCACCGAAATCAGGTCGACCTGCTGGACTGCGTTGCGCAGCGTGCCGATGTCGTTCTCGACGTCGGTCAGGCGGCCATCGACGCCATCGACACGCGCATTGGTATCGGCCCAGGCCCTGCTCGACGCCGTCGACGCGGCCGTTGGTGTCAGCCAGGCCCTGCTCGACATCGTCGACGCGGGCATGGGTGTCGGCCAGGTCCTGGCTCACCGCATCAACCTGGCCCTGCATCCCGTCGATGCGGCCGTTGGTGTCGGCCAGGCCTTGTTCGACGCCGTCGACGCGGGTGTTGACGTCGGCCAGGCCCTGGCCAAGCTCGGCCGAGACCGCGTTGAGCTGGTTGACGTTGACCGCATCGGTGCCGTTTTTGCCCGCGGCGACATTGCTCAGCTGGCGCTCGCCGCCGACGCTGCCGATCGACACTTCGCCGACCGAGTTCTGGCCGGTGAGCAGGCCACTGCCGTCGGTGTAATTGCTCAGGGCACCCACGGTGGTCCGCGAACCTGCGCCCAGCGCCACCGAGTTGGCGAACGTCGCGCTGCTGTTGGGTCCCAGTGCCATCGCGTTGGCCGTCGTCGCGCTGACCAGGCTGTTGGCACCGAACGCGATCGAGTTGTCGCTGTTGCTGGTGCCGGTGGAGGTGCCTGCCACACGCGCGCATTCGCGCCCAGCGCCATCGCATTGGCCGCGTACTGCACCTTCGCGTTGAAGCCCATCGCCACCGAGTTGACGGACTTGAGCTGGCTGAAGTCCAGAGAGTCGGCGACATACCCTGGCGCGGTCGGATCGCCGCCCGTACCGGGCTTTGCGACCGGCGCCACATCCTGGACGCCGGCACTGGTGCCCAGGGCCAGGCTCTGCACGCCAGCTGCGCTCGCGCTCGCACCGAGTGCGGTGGCGTTCTGGGTGGCGGCCGCGGCGGAACCGATGGCAGTGCCATTGGCGGTGAACAGGTATTCGCCGCTGAGGGTGGCCGGCGCGCCTGTCTGCCCGTAATAGGCCGTCATCGCCTTCTGGCCCATGACCGTGTTGTTGCTGCCCGGCGCAACGGCGCTGTAGCCGATGGCGATCGAGTTGGCGCCCACGCCAGGCTCGATCCGGAAGTTCTGGTGGTAGCCCGCCCAGTTGCCGATCGCAATCGCATTGTCATGGTAGGCATGCGCGTTCGCGCCCATAGCCACCGTGTTGTAACCCTGTGCGACCGAAGCAAACCCGACGGCGACCTGGCCAGTGGCATCGACCGCAGTGTTGCTCTTGGCAACGTTCGTGTTTGCATGCAGCGGCAGGTAGCCGACCACCGTCGACAGCGCACCGATGGCGACACCGTTGCCACTTTTGGCCCACGCCTGGTTGCCGATCGCGGTGGCGTTGAATGCAGTTGCCTGTGCCCCCGTGCCCATCGCCATGGAACTCGGGCCTGACGAAAATGCGTTGACGCCCAAGGCCAGGGAGCCGGTGGCCTGAGCGTTTGCGCCGTTGCCGATGGCGGCGGCGCCTTCGCCGCTGCCCGTGCTGGCGCTACCGAGCGCGAGCGAATTCGGGCCGCTTGCGCTGCTGCCGGAACCGAACGCGGCGCTGGCCGTGCCGGTCGCGTTGCTGCTGCCACCGATGGCCGTGCTGTTGATGCCGTCGGCGATCGAACCGTAACCGTAAGCACTGCTGTTTAGTGCGTTGGCTGCGGCGTTGACGCCGCTGGCAGTGCTGTTGTCGCCCAGCGCGAAGGTGCCGGTGCCGAGCGCGACACTGTTGACGCCGCCGGCCCAGCTGTAGGCACCGAAGGCCGCACTGTTGTCGGCCTCGGCCAAGGCATAGGCGCCGTTGGCGGTGCTGTAGCTGCCAGCCGCGCCGCTGGCCGTGCCGACCGCGGTGGCGCCCAGGCCGCCCGCGTCGGCATCCGTGCCCAATGCGGTGCTCTCGTCACTGCTGGCCTGCGCACCGGCGCCGACGGCGGTGGAGCGCACGCCCGATGCGAGCGCGTTGGCGCCGCAGGCAACTGCCTGCGGATCAGTGGCCGAGCCAACCGGATTGCCCGAGGAATCGACGCAGAACGATTGTGCGTTGGCGAGTGCCGGGGCCAGGCCCAGCGCAAGGACGGTGGCATGGGCCAGACGCGCGCAGCGCAGTCGGCCCGCAGCGGGATGCAGAGTCATGTTCTTCTCCGACGACTAGGCCGCATGGGGCCTTGTCGGGTTGCGGTTGCAGGATGTTCAACGGGGCATGCGTCACGATTCCCTAGGACGCATGCCCGCAGCCTAGGCAGCCGGTTACAACGTGGATTTGATCGTCGGTGCCAAGGTTTGACCACGCGTTCCAGCCGCACGCCTGAACAGGCTCATGGCCGCAGCTCGGATGCCCGCACCTGGCCCGGCGTCATCCCGAAGCGGCGTTTGAACAAGCGCGTGAAGGCGTGCAGGTCGAGGAAGCCGTGCTGGAACGCAACCTGGCCGATGTTGACCTGAGCCGACGCGGTCGCCAGCGCGGCGCGGCAGCGCAGCAGGCGCCACTCGCGCAGATAGCCCAGCACGGTCAGCGATCTGGCGGAGAACAGGCGGTACAGCGAGGTGCGCGAGCATCCCACTGCCGCGGCCACTTCGTCGACAGACAGGTCGGGGCGGCGGAAATGCGTCTGCAGGTACAGCTGTGCCTTTGCCAGCAGGATGTCGTGGCCGGCCAGTGCCTCACTTTGGCCGGCGCCATGGTCACGCAATCCCAGCACCGTCAGCTCCACCAAGGCCTCGAGGACACGCTCGCACGCGGCGGCGTCCAGTTCGCTGCCGCGCGCAGCAAGCAGGCGTAGCTGCGACTTGAGCGCGTTCGACAGCACCGGGTCATCGATCGGCATCACCGCCCGCCCGGGTCGCCTCGAGGCCGTACCCGGCAAGTCCAGCTTGCTGCGTTCGGGCAATTGCAGGCACAAGTCGGAATGCGCGCTCCATTCGGCCTGTTTCACCGCCGCCGTGTCGAGAACGAACAGATCGCCCTGTCCCACTTCGGATTGGCTGTCTCGCGCATGGGCACTGATGCGCGCCTGGCCCGAGAGCAGGAACACCAGGCGGATGCGGCCTTGCGCAGCGTCAAAAGGACGCACACGCGCGGCGGCGGCGCGGCTGTGCAGGAAGCGGACATCGCCCTCGCCCCAGGCACTGTACTCGCCGACGAACTGGTGGGCCTTCTCCACGCCGGGCTGGAGCTGCAGGTCCCAGTTGTAACGTTCGCGCGAGATCGCCCGCCATTGCTCGAAGGTGAACCGGCCCGAAGCCTCGCCGGGCCTGTTGCCGATGCCATCGACGGGGCAGTCCGCTGCCCGCGTGGACGAGACCGGCCGGGGCGATCGGCGTCGAGAGTGGGATCTGGTCTTGTCGGACATCGGATGTCCCGCCGCAATGCCACCGCCTGGGCGAGTCGGCATGCGCGGGTTGCAGGGGCTAGGGAGCCACGGGCTCGGCAGCGCCGATTACCGCAGCTTCCAACCCGGCTGGCTTGGCCTGGCGCGTCAGCGAGTTGGCATCACGTGACAATCATCGGAAAATGTTTATCTGCTTGCGTTTCGCCATTGCTGCTTGCCTTGAACCACGCCGGCCCCCTGATCCGCATCTCCTCGCTGGCCCGATACCGTGAGCTCGTCCGCGAGCTCGGCGGGCACCCGGAAGCGTTCCTGCGCGAGTTCAACATCGCGCCTGAGCTGCTCGACGTCCATCACGCGATGATCCCGATGCAATCGATGGTGCAACTGTTCGAACTGACGGCGTCGCAACTGGACTGCGCGGATTTCGGCCTGCGCCTTTCGGCGCAGCAGGACTGGAACGTCATCGGCCCCGTCTCCCTGATCGCGCGAAACGCACCCGACGTCGGCGCTGCCCTGGACGACTTCGCCCGATTCGTGGGTTTCTACAGCGCCGGCACCATCATCGCGCTGGACCGTACCGACCCGGCCGCACCACGCTTGACCTACCGTTTCGAACTCGGCCGTGAGATCACGCGCCATCGGCAGACCGTCGAACGCGCCCTGGGCGTGATGCACAACACCATGGCCCTGCTGCTGGACGACAGAGCCTTCCATGCCCAGGCGGTGCTGTTCCGCCACGGAGCCGCATTGCCGCTGCAGCGCTACCGGAAGCACTTCAAGACAAATGTCCTGTTCGGCC from Lysobacter arenosi encodes:
- a CDS encoding AraC family transcriptional regulator ligand-binding domain-containing protein, with the translated sequence MNHAGPLIRISSLARYRELVRELGGHPEAFLREFNIAPELLDVHHAMIPMQSMVQLFELTASQLDCADFGLRLSAQQDWNVIGPVSLIARNAPDVGAALDDFARFVGFYSAGTIIALDRTDPAAPRLTYRFELGREITRHRQTVERALGVMHNTMALLLDDRAFHAQAVLFRHGAALPLQRYRKHFKTNVLFGQEVDGLVLHPAQIIRPISQHNRMMREFLIDFVSSAMSRHPRTVRELVTAAIDRLLPTGRCTLHAVAEQLARRERTLQRQLANEGVTFEQVVDAVRRDWSESYLAELAMPIAQIAGLLGYGEQSSYNRACRRWFGQTPLERRRALLG
- a CDS encoding helix-turn-helix domain-containing protein, yielding MSDKTRSHSRRRSPRPVSSTRAADCPVDGIGNRPGEASGRFTFEQWRAISRERYNWDLQLQPGVEKAHQFVGEYSAWGEGDVRFLHSRAAAARVRPFDAAQGRIRLVFLLSGQARISAHARDSQSEVGQGDLFVLDTAAVKQAEWSAHSDLCLQLPERSKLDLPGTASRRPGRAVMPIDDPVLSNALKSQLRLLAARGSELDAAACERVLEALVELTVLGLRDHGAGQSEALAGHDILLAKAQLYLQTHFRRPDLSVDEVAAAVGCSRTSLYRLFSARSLTVLGYLREWRLLRCRAALATASAQVNIGQVAFQHGFLDLHAFTRLFKRRFGMTPGQVRASELRP
- a CDS encoding S8 family peptidase produces the protein MQHKALSLALAAAIVAGATGTALSAGPAQPKLIRADFSALGNDDGSNDRFIVKYRNGAAAQSDAAQLTRTLDSVASRTVLRAAGAAPRARHLRRLAASGAHLVRLSRKLDRVEAQNFMLAIAADPAVEYIVPDRLRQPTGVPNDPFYASHQWHYNHPVGGAGAQPAWDGGATGQGVVVAVLDTGVTEHPDLAGNLLPGYDFIVDHEVSGRATDGRVPGGADTGDWVAANACGAGTPARSSSWHGTHVSGTVAAVSNNGAGMAGVAFDARIVPVRVLGHCGGYDSDINDAIVWASGGHVEGVPDNEYPAEVINMSLGGNGACEVATQAAIDSAVARGTTIVVAAGNQNTDAISHTPANCQNVITVGSNGISGKRASYSNYGARIDIAAPGGGVNDGANQNQGYIWSTVNLGTTVPGQAGYGGMVGTSMAAPHVAGVAAIVQSALSTPKSPLELAALLKQTARPFPIAPDRPLGIGIVDAGSAVVVARAGGQPLTNGVPRTGLRGNAGEGFVYVFPVAAGTARLNVITYGGTGQVKLLAKNGSEPTTSSYEAISQRPGNNQTITINAPAAGAYYVKVLGAATFTGVSVKATSM